From the Armatimonadota bacterium genome, one window contains:
- the tyrS gene encoding tyrosine--tRNA ligase, whose translation MSTTRLSPEAQLELLRRGAVEIITEEDLLAKLREGRPLRVKLGLDPTAPHLHLGFAVVLRKLRQFQDLGHEAILVIGDGTALIGDPSERKRTRPMLTREEIARNAETYRQQYGVILDPARTRVVFNSTWLLPLTLADIIGLTSKVTVARVLERDDFQARLREGVPVFLHELLYPLAQAYDSVMVQADVELGGTDQKFNNLMGRDLQREFGQPPQVVLLTPLLVGTDGVEKMSKSLGNYIGITEPPAEMYGKVMSIPDRVMPDYFTYATDLPPEEVAAILRDLAAGTLHPRDAKRRLAREIVAMWHGREAAEAAERAFDEVFVAGGLPEEIPEVRLAAPGGPDAVAHVVRRRVVPLLVEVGLARSHSEARRLVVQGGVAVDGQRVTEPEAEVAVYDGAVLRVGKRRFVRVRLVEG comes from the coding sequence ATGAGCACGACCCGCTTGAGTCCCGAAGCCCAGCTCGAGCTCCTGCGCCGCGGGGCGGTGGAGATCATCACCGAGGAGGACCTGCTGGCCAAGCTGCGCGAGGGGCGGCCGCTGCGGGTGAAGCTCGGGCTGGACCCCACCGCCCCTCACCTGCACCTCGGCTTCGCCGTCGTCCTGCGCAAGCTGCGCCAGTTCCAGGACCTGGGGCACGAGGCCATCCTGGTCATCGGCGACGGGACGGCCCTCATCGGGGACCCCTCGGAGCGCAAGCGCACCCGCCCCATGCTCACGCGGGAGGAGATCGCCCGCAACGCCGAGACCTACCGCCAGCAGTACGGCGTGATCCTCGACCCCGCCCGCACCCGCGTCGTCTTCAACAGCACCTGGCTGCTGCCGCTGACGCTCGCGGATATCATCGGGCTGACCTCCAAGGTCACCGTGGCCCGCGTCCTGGAGCGGGATGACTTCCAGGCCCGCCTGCGCGAGGGCGTACCCGTCTTCCTGCACGAGCTGCTCTACCCGCTGGCGCAGGCCTACGACTCGGTGATGGTCCAGGCCGACGTGGAGCTGGGCGGGACCGACCAGAAGTTCAACAACCTGATGGGGCGCGACCTGCAGCGCGAGTTCGGCCAGCCGCCGCAGGTGGTGCTGCTCACCCCGCTGCTGGTGGGCACCGACGGCGTGGAGAAGATGAGCAAGTCGCTGGGCAACTACATCGGCATCACCGAGCCCCCGGCGGAGATGTACGGCAAGGTGATGTCCATCCCCGACCGGGTCATGCCCGACTACTTCACCTACGCCACCGACCTGCCCCCCGAGGAGGTGGCGGCCATCCTGCGCGACCTGGCGGCGGGGACGCTCCACCCGCGCGACGCCAAGCGGCGCCTGGCGCGGGAGATCGTCGCCATGTGGCACGGGCGGGAGGCGGCCGAGGCGGCGGAGCGGGCCTTCGACGAGGTCTTCGTGGCCGGGGGCCTCCCCGAGGAGATCCCGGAGGTGCGCCTGGCGGCGCCCGGCGGACCGGATGCGGTGGCCCACGTGGTGCGGCGGCGGGTGGTCCCGCTCCTCGTGGAGGTGGGGCTGGCCCGCAGCCACAGCGAGGCGCGCCGGCTGGTGGTGCAGGGCGGGGTGGCGGTGGACGGCCAGCGCGTGACCGAACCCGAGGCCGAGGTGGCCGTCTACGACGGCGCCGTGCTGCGCGTGGGGAAGCGCCGCTTCGTGCGCGTGCGCCTGGTGGAGGGCTGA
- a CDS encoding YkvA family protein, which yields MSSAGFTALLRVEMLPVLSRLPAYSRLAWAVVRDPQVAPAPKALVFGGVAYLLSPLDLIPGFIPVLGQLDDLAVALWSLRTALRAAPAEVVEGHLARQGLSWEVLDADLARVGRSGRLVTRTALRAGGRAVASLGRGVWRLGRRLVG from the coding sequence ATGTCTAGCGCGGGGTTCACGGCGCTCCTGCGCGTGGAGATGCTGCCGGTTCTGAGCCGGCTGCCGGCCTACTCCCGCCTGGCCTGGGCGGTGGTGCGCGACCCGCAGGTGGCGCCGGCGCCCAAGGCCCTGGTCTTCGGCGGCGTGGCCTACCTGTTGTCGCCCCTGGACCTCATCCCCGGTTTCATCCCGGTGCTGGGGCAGCTGGACGACCTGGCGGTGGCGCTGTGGTCGCTGCGGACCGCCCTCCGCGCCGCGCCCGCCGAGGTGGTAGAAGGCCACCTGGCGCGGCAGGGGCTCTCCTGGGAGGTGCTCGACGCGGACCTGGCGCGCGTCGGCCGCTCGGGACGGCTGGTCACCCGCACGGCGCTGCGGGCCGGGGGTCGGGCCGTAGCCAGCCTGGGACGGGGCGTCTGGCGGCTGGGCCGCCGGCTGGTGGGGTGA
- a CDS encoding endonuclease MutS2, producing MRRAGAMDERTLRVLEYVTVRALLAERTVTPMGREAAEALLPTADLELARSRQAETSEAVALLRGGEVPLRGAGDLRPLVHHAAIGGVLEPAELLLVARTLQVVRRLRGHLEARRQSAPRLAQVAAGLVPLPDLEAAIAQVLDEEGQVRDDASPALARLRADLRTVERRIRERLMEILRHPAYARMLQEPLITVRGDRFVVPVKVEARAQFPGLVHDQSSSGATVFMEPLAVVALGNRRRELEAMERAEVRRLLQALSRRVAEAAEPMAATLTALGAVDLALARAALSEAWEATEPRLVADGPLELRRARHPLLLHHLGRERVVPIDVTLGGAFRTLVVTGPNTGGKTVTLKTVGLLTLMAQSGLHIPAAPGSAVRVFPQVFADIGDEQSIAQSLSTFSSHLRSIVAILGALAPPALVLLDEIGAGTDPTEGAALARAIIETLHERGAWTIVTTHYSELKTLAHQLPGVENASVEFDPETLRPTYRLLTGQPGRSNAFIIAARLGLPAAVVERARGYLSRDQVRVDELLAELTHNRARAERDREEAERLRAEAGALRERFAAEVARLEAARAEVLRRARREVEEAVRQARREVAALLEEARGRRTPEAARDARRRLEALAAAWAERLGGEAEAAGEAPQQVEVGQTVLVAGLGQTGRVVAATNDRGEVEVEVGRVRLRVPLAGLRLSRAGAAATAPGAPAGPRTETAARVAPVLETPASALSLRGLTVDDALLEVDRYLDAAVLAGLPRVTLIHGKGTGVLRRAVQDFLRGHPHVRTYRPGAPGEGGEGVTVVELDV from the coding sequence GTGAGGCGGGCCGGAGCGATGGACGAGCGCACGCTGCGCGTCCTCGAGTACGTCACGGTGCGGGCACTGCTGGCCGAGCGCACCGTCACCCCCATGGGGCGCGAAGCGGCGGAGGCGCTCCTCCCGACCGCGGACCTGGAGCTGGCCCGCTCGCGCCAGGCGGAGACCAGCGAGGCCGTCGCCCTGCTGCGCGGCGGCGAGGTGCCGCTGCGCGGGGCGGGGGACCTGCGTCCGCTGGTCCACCACGCCGCCATCGGCGGGGTGCTCGAGCCGGCCGAGCTGCTCCTGGTCGCCCGCACCCTCCAGGTGGTCCGCCGCCTGCGCGGGCACCTGGAGGCGCGCCGCCAGAGCGCGCCGCGGCTGGCCCAGGTGGCGGCAGGCCTGGTGCCCCTGCCGGACCTGGAGGCAGCGATCGCGCAGGTGCTGGACGAGGAGGGGCAGGTGCGCGACGATGCCAGCCCCGCCCTCGCTCGCCTCCGCGCCGACCTGCGGACGGTGGAGCGGCGCATCCGGGAGCGGCTGATGGAGATCCTCCGCCACCCCGCCTACGCGCGCATGCTGCAGGAGCCGCTCATCACGGTGCGCGGCGACCGCTTCGTGGTCCCGGTCAAGGTGGAGGCGCGGGCGCAGTTCCCCGGGCTGGTACACGACCAGTCCAGCAGCGGGGCGACGGTCTTCATGGAGCCGCTCGCGGTCGTCGCGCTGGGCAACCGGCGCCGCGAGCTGGAGGCCATGGAGCGCGCCGAGGTCCGGCGCCTGCTGCAGGCGCTCTCGCGCCGCGTGGCCGAGGCGGCGGAGCCCATGGCAGCCACGCTGACGGCGCTGGGGGCGGTGGACCTGGCGCTGGCCCGCGCGGCGCTCAGCGAGGCGTGGGAGGCCACGGAGCCGCGCCTGGTCGCCGACGGCCCGCTGGAGTTGCGCCGGGCCCGCCACCCGCTGCTCCTCCACCACCTGGGCCGCGAGCGGGTCGTCCCCATCGACGTCACGCTCGGCGGCGCCTTCCGCACGCTCGTGGTCACCGGCCCCAACACCGGGGGCAAGACCGTGACCCTGAAGACCGTGGGCCTGCTGACGCTGATGGCGCAATCGGGGCTGCACATCCCGGCGGCACCGGGCTCGGCCGTGCGCGTCTTCCCCCAGGTCTTCGCCGACATCGGGGACGAGCAGTCCATCGCGCAGAGCCTCTCCACCTTCTCCTCCCACCTGCGCAGCATCGTCGCCATCCTGGGAGCGCTGGCGCCGCCGGCCCTCGTCCTCCTCGACGAGATCGGGGCGGGCACCGACCCGACGGAGGGGGCGGCGCTGGCCCGGGCGATCATCGAGACGCTGCACGAGCGCGGGGCCTGGACCATCGTCACCACGCACTACAGCGAGCTGAAGACCCTGGCCCACCAGCTGCCCGGGGTGGAGAACGCCTCGGTGGAGTTCGACCCGGAGACGCTGCGCCCGACCTACCGCCTGCTCACGGGACAACCGGGGCGCAGCAACGCCTTCATCATCGCCGCCCGGCTGGGACTCCCTGCGGCGGTCGTGGAGCGCGCCCGGGGGTACCTGTCGCGGGACCAGGTGCGGGTCGACGAGCTGCTGGCCGAACTGACCCACAACCGGGCTCGGGCCGAGCGCGACCGGGAGGAGGCCGAGCGGCTGCGGGCCGAGGCCGGCGCGCTGCGCGAGCGGTTCGCGGCGGAGGTGGCCCGCCTGGAAGCGGCGCGCGCCGAGGTGCTGCGACGAGCCCGGCGGGAGGTCGAGGAAGCGGTGCGGCAGGCGCGGCGCGAAGTGGCAGCCCTGCTGGAAGAGGCCCGCGGCCGCCGCACCCCGGAGGCCGCTCGGGACGCGCGCCGGCGCCTGGAGGCGCTGGCGGCCGCCTGGGCAGAACGGTTGGGGGGCGAAGCGGAGGCGGCGGGCGAGGCGCCGCAGCAGGTGGAGGTGGGGCAGACGGTGCTGGTCGCCGGCCTGGGGCAGACGGGCCGGGTCGTGGCTGCGACCAACGACCGGGGCGAGGTCGAGGTGGAGGTGGGCCGGGTGCGGTTGCGCGTGCCGCTGGCGGGCCTGCGCCTGAGCCGAGCAGGAGCGGCGGCCACCGCGCCAGGTGCGCCGGCCGGCCCCCGCACCGAGACGGCCGCGCGCGTGGCGCCCGTACTCGAGACGCCGGCCAGCGCGCTGTCCCTGCGCGGCCTGACCGTCGACGACGCGCTCCTGGAGGTGGACCGCTACCTGGACGCCGCCGTCCTGGCCGGGCTGCCCCGCGTGACGCTCATCCACGGAAAGGGCACAGGGGTGCTGCGGCGCGCCGTCCAGGACTTCCTCCGCGGCCACCCGCACGTGCGGACCTACCGTCCCGGCGCGCCCGGCGAGGGCGGCGAGGGCGTGACGGTAGTGGAGCTCGATGTCTAG